One part of the Actinomyces howellii genome encodes these proteins:
- a CDS encoding UDP-N-acetylmuramate dehydrogenase, with protein MTDTSGPSERAEPPSCSAAPRSADPWPAPVEALAHRPGTQEAPTTLAELTTLRVGGPVGEYVEARTEAELIDAVRQADDSGTPLLVVGGGSNIVASDTGFPGRVLRDARQEVLLVADNSCGGVEFTATAGTTWDDLVREAVASHWGGFAPLSGIPGTVGAAPVQNIGAYGAEVCQLLASVRAWDRAAGRTVHLALSELGLGYRDSDLKRSLSDAEIGAGRTWGPTGRWVVLSVTFLVRPASLSAPIAYSQLARELDVELGTRVDARAVREAVLDLRRSKGMVLDTTDHDTWSAGSFFTNPVLPASLAAALPADAPRYPVAARAGANRPAGAVRPEREQDAPVKTSAAWLIDHAGFPKGFTLSATSRVSLSTKHVLALTNRGGARAQEVAALRDAVVAGVRDRFGIALVPEPVHVGW; from the coding sequence ATGACCGACACTTCCGGCCCCTCCGAGCGCGCCGAGCCCCCCTCCTGCTCAGCCGCGCCCCGGTCAGCTGACCCGTGGCCCGCGCCGGTCGAGGCGCTGGCCCACCGGCCCGGGACGCAGGAGGCGCCCACGACCCTGGCCGAGCTGACGACCCTGCGGGTCGGCGGCCCCGTGGGCGAGTACGTCGAGGCCAGGACCGAGGCCGAGCTCATCGACGCGGTCCGCCAGGCCGACGACTCGGGCACGCCCCTGCTCGTCGTGGGCGGAGGCTCCAACATCGTGGCCAGTGACACGGGCTTTCCCGGACGGGTCCTGCGCGACGCCCGCCAGGAGGTCCTCCTCGTGGCCGACAACAGCTGCGGGGGCGTCGAGTTCACCGCAACCGCGGGCACGACCTGGGACGACCTCGTCCGCGAGGCCGTGGCCTCCCACTGGGGGGGATTCGCCCCGCTGTCCGGTATCCCCGGGACGGTCGGGGCGGCTCCGGTGCAGAACATCGGTGCCTACGGCGCCGAGGTCTGCCAGCTCCTGGCCTCCGTGCGAGCCTGGGACCGCGCCGCCGGCCGCACCGTCCACCTGGCGCTGTCCGAGCTGGGCCTGGGCTACCGGGACTCCGACCTCAAGAGGTCACTGAGCGACGCCGAGATCGGCGCCGGTCGGACCTGGGGCCCGACCGGCAGGTGGGTCGTGCTCTCGGTCACCTTCCTCGTGCGACCCGCCTCCTTGTCCGCACCGATCGCCTACAGCCAGCTCGCCCGGGAGCTCGACGTCGAGCTCGGCACGCGGGTCGACGCCCGTGCCGTGCGCGAGGCGGTCCTCGACCTTCGCCGCTCCAAGGGCATGGTCCTGGACACCACCGACCACGACACGTGGTCGGCCGGCTCCTTCTTCACCAACCCCGTCCTGCCCGCCTCCCTGGCCGCCGCCCTTCCCGCCGACGCCCCCCGTTACCCCGTGGCCGCCCGCGCCGGGGCGAACCGGCCCGCGGGCGCCGTGCGCCCCGAGCGCGAGCAGGACGCGCCGGTCAAGACCTCCGCCGCCTGGCTCATCGACCACGCCGGCTTCCCCAAGGGCTTCACCCTGTCCGCGACGTCCCGGGTGAGCCTGTCGACCAAGCACGTCCTGGCCCTGACCAACCGCGGCGGGGCCCGGGCCCAGGAGGTCGCTGCCCTGCGTGACGCCGTCGTGGCCGGGGTGCGAGACCGCTTCGGCATCGCCCTCGTGCCTGAGCCCGTTCACGTCGGCTGG